ctacctggagttgaaaatagattagaattcctttcttcagagacaaaagaagtaaaaaatagaatgaaattaaaaatgctataagtgaGCTGTAATCAAGGATGGATGCAGctgcagcaaggatggatgaggcagaacagagaatcagtaatacagaggacaaacttatagagaataatgaagcagaaaaaaagagggagatgaaggaaaagagcatggtttaagaattagagaactcagtgactcattaaaaaggaacaacatcagaatcataggggtcccagaagaggaagagagagaaataggggtagaagggttatgtgagcaaatcatagcggaaaactttcttaacctggagaaagacagacatcaaaatcagtaagcacagaggacccccattatattcaacaaaaaccgaccatcaacaaggcatatcatagtcaaatccacaaaatactcaggcaaagagagaataatgaaagcagcaaaggaaaaacagtccttaacctacaagggaagacagatcaggttcacagcagacctatccacagaaacttggcaggccagaaaggagtggcagaatatactcagtgtgctgaatcagacaaatatgcagccaagaattctttatccagcaaggctgtcattcaaaatagaaggagagataaaaagtttccagacaaacaaaaaataaaggaatttgtgaccccTAAATAAGctctgcaaaatattttaagggggactctctgagggaagaaatatatatatatatatatatatatatatatatatatatatatatataatcccaaaagcaacaaagattagaaaggaccagagaacaccaccagaaactccaactctacaagcatcataatggcaataaattcgtatctttcagtactcactctaaacatcaatggactgactcaatgctccaatcaaaagacatagagtaacaggatagataagaaaacaagatccatctatatactgtttataagagacccactttagacctaaagacaccttcatattgaaaataaggggatggagaaccatctgtcctggtaatggtcaccaaaagaaagccagagtagccatacttttatcagactatctagattttaaaataaatactgtaacaagagatgaagaagggcattgtataataattaaggggcctatccaccaagaatacctaacaattgtaaacatttatgtgcctaatgtggagcacccaaatatataaatcaattaatcacaaatataaagaaactcatcgatactaacaccataatagtagaggacttcaacaccccactcacagcaatggacacaccatctaatcaaaaaatcaacaaggaaacaatagctttgaatgacacactagaccagatggattttacagatatattcagaacatttcatcctaaaggaacagaatatacattcttctccaatgcacatggaacgttctccagaatagaccatatactgggacacaaatcagccctaagtaagtacaaaaaatcgaggtcataccatgcatattttcagaccacaactctaTTAAACatgaaatcaatcacaagaaaaaatttggaaaggtaacaaatacttggagactgaagaacatcctactaaagaatgaatgggctaatcaaaaaattaaagaggaaatttaaaagtacatggcaGCCAATGAGAATGATCACACCAGAGCCAAAAACctctgggatgtagcaaaggtggtcataagaggaaagtatatagcaatccaagccttcctaaagaaggaagaaagatctcagatacacaacctaaccttacaccttaaggagctggaaaaagaacagcaaataaaacccaaaatcagcagaagacaggaattaataaagactagagcagaaattaatgctatcaaaaccaaaaaaaaaaaaaaagacagagagagagagagagcagaacagatcaatgaaaccagaagctggctctttgaaagaattaacaaatttgataagccactagccagtttgatcaaaaagaaaaaggaaaggacccacataaataaaataaggaatgaaagaggagagatcacaaccaacacagcagaagtaaaaacaataataagagaatattttgggcaattatacaccaataaaatgggaaatctagaagaaatggacaaattcctacaaacatatacactaccaaaactgaaacaagaagaaatagaaaatttgaacagacccgtaaccagtaaggaaatcaaattagtaatcaaaaatctgccaaaaaacaagagtccagggccagatggctttccaggggaattctaccaaacatttaaggtagggttaacacctattttcttgaagcttttccaaaaaatagaaatggaaagaaaacttcccaactctttctatgaagcaagcattaccttgattccaaaaccagacagagaccccactaaaaaggagacctatagaccaatttccctggtgaacatggatgcaaaaatcctcagcaaggtattagccaaccggatccaacaatacattaaaaaaattattcgccatgaccaagtgggatttatacatGGGATGCAGGGCTCGTTCAATATCCGCAAGACAAttaacgtgatacatcacatcaataaaagaaaggacaagaataatatgatcctctcaatagatgcagagaaagcatttgccaaaagacagcatcctttcttgataaaaacccgcaagaaagtagggatataaggagcatacctcgagatcataaaagccatatatgaatgacccaacactaatatcatcctcaatggggaaaaactgagagctttccccctaaggtcaggaacaagacagggatgtccactctcaccactgttattcaacatagtattggaagtcttagcctctgtaatcagacaacacaaagaaataaaaggcatccgaatcggccaggaggaggtcaaactttcactcttcgcagatgacatgatcctctatatggaaaacccaaaagattccaccaaaagactgctagaactgatctatgaattcagcaaagtcgcaggatataaaatcaacagaaatcggttgcattcctatacaacaataatgaagcaacagaaagagaaatcaacgaatcgatcccatttaaaaTGGCAGCAAAAGGAGGTTTGTCCTTTTTCTCTCGCCACGGTTTGTTGGAGCCTCCGTTTTTCTTGCCCTTTCTGGGCTATCTCGTTCTTTCCAGGCTAATTGGCAGCTACTTGAGCCCATTACTTTTCACTGGAATCCAAAGGTCTAGAAGGACTGAGACTTGGCTTTCAGGTCTGAGACTTGGCTTTCGATGGATTCGCCAACGAAGCTTTACCCATCCTGTGGCCCAGAACCTTCTCAGATGGCCAGTGAAGAAAATTCCCAGGGAGGCTCAGCTGCCTCTCAAACCATCTCCGAAGTATTAATAAAGAACCTTAGTCAATTGACTCTCCACCCTAGTATCAAACTTCCTTCCCCTCTACCAGAATATCCACCCCAACAGCAGGACAGAGGGACGAAACCACAGGGACTTGTGGACCAAATACTCAGCAACAGGAGGAGGGGTGGAGTAAGGACTTTGTTAACTGCTTggaaagaaaggatggaaagGCTGATGTGGTTTATTAAAAATCATCGCTACTTCAACCAGCGTTCCACAGATGAATCCAGAGTAGAAAAATTTAGATGTAGATGTCATTATTGCCTGTATCATAGACCTCCCAAGGATACCAGCATGGAGAATAATTATGACATGGAGTCTATGTAAACATAAACCTTATTATATGGTGTTTTTCTTGCtagtaattttaaaatcagtatgCAGCACCTTGGGAAAGCTGCTCTATTATAGACAAAGTATAATATTTTGATAATCTATGATATTAGCTCTGTCTTGTCTTTTCTACCTTGATAACAATAATTTGTGAGGAATTCGGTGTTTTGCTTTTGAGTGACTTCAATATACTTTAGTTCCACTTTTTGATATGACCCAAGGAAGCACTAGTGGGTTTTGAGTGTAGCCTGGGTGTTTGAGAAACCTGAAGTCATGAAGATCAGTTAACCTAACatgggattcctgggtggctcagttgggttaagcacCCGACTAGAGCTCTGTAGAGTAgagttctgtgctggcagctgggaggctggagcctgcttcagattctgtgtgtgtgtgtgtgtgtgtgtgtgtgtgtgtgtgtgtgtgtgtttctctctgcccttcccccactcatgctctcgaataaaaacattaaaaaaaaaaaccctaacatcAAATTGGAAGCCACGTAACTTGTGCAGGGAGAAATGCATAGAGAATATTGGGTGGTTTGGCTGGAGAGCATAATTATAATTATGGCAGCGTGCATAGGCTAggttttctggttttcaaaaattagagttgtaataaaagttttttttgtgGTAGTTCAATTTTCAGTAGCAAATGTGTATGTAGAGGATCTTATTAAAATTGAGGCTTATTTGAATacgtttcaaaaaataaaataaaatgaaataaaatggcagcaaaaaccataaaatacctaggaataaatataaccaaagaggtgaagaatctatacactgaaaactatagaaagcttatgaaagaaattgaagaagacacacaaaaaaaatggaaaaagattccatgctcctggataggaagaacaaatattgttaaaatgtcgatactactcaaaacaatctacatattcaatgcaatctacatattcaatgcaatcccgatcAAAATAACACAGgcattcttcacacagctagaacaaataatattaaaatttgtatggaaccagaaaagaccctgaatagccaaagcaatattgaaaaagaaaaccaaagcaggaggcatcacattcccagacttcaagctgtactacaaagttgtaatcatcaagacatcatggtactggcacaataactgacactcagatcagtggaacagaatggagaacccagaaatggacccacaaaagtatggccaactaatctctgacaaagcaggaaagaatatccaatggaatgaagacaatCTCTTCAGGAAGTGGTGCTAaaaaaattggacagcaacatggaaaagaatgaacctggaccactttctttgtatgtatgtatgtatgtatgtacgtatgtatttatataaaacttattgtcaaattggtttcaatacaatacccagtactcatcccaacaggtaccctcctcaatgcccatcacccaccctccccaccctccccaccctcccaccccatcaatcctcagattgtttcagtatttaagagtctcttgtggtttgactctctccctctctaactcttttttttcattcccctcccccatgttaagtttcttctgttaaatttctcaggatccacataagagtgaaaacatatggtatctttctctgcctgacttatttcatttagcataacactctccagttccatccatgttgctacaaaaggccatatttcattctttctcattaccaagtagtatgccattgtgtatataaaccacaatttctttatccattcatcagttgatggacatttaggctatttccataatttggctattgttgaaagtgctgctataaacattggggtacaagtgcccttaggcatcagtactcctgtatcacTTGGGTACATTCCTAaaagtgctatttctgggtcatagggtagatctatttttaattttttgagaaatatccacactgttttccagagcggctgcaccagtttgcattcccaccaacagtgcaagagggttcccatttctccacatccttgccaacatctatagtctcccgatttgttcattttagccactctgactggcgtgaggtggtatctcagtgtggttttgatttgtatttccctgatgaggagtgacgttgagaccctgaatagccaaagtaataattaggaagaagaccaaagcgggaggcatcacaatcccagactttagcctctactgcaaagctgtaatcattggacagcatggtattggcacaaaaacagacacatagaccaatggaatagaatagagaccaatggaatagaatagtactccagaattggacccacgaaagtatggccaactaatctttgacaaagcaggaaagaatatccaatggaaaaaaagacagtctctttaacaaatggtgctgggagaactggacaacaacatacagaagaatgaaactagactacttccttacaccattcacaaaaataaactcaaaatggataaaggacctgaatatgagacaggaaaccatcaaaaccctagaggagaaagcaggaaaaaaacctctatgacctcagccacagcaatttcttacttgacatatctccaaaggcaagggaattaaaagcaaaaatgaattatgg
The genomic region above belongs to Prionailurus bengalensis isolate Pbe53 chromosome B4, Fcat_Pben_1.1_paternal_pri, whole genome shotgun sequence and contains:
- the LOC122472211 gene encoding developmental pluripotency-associated protein 3-like, translated to MDSPTKLYPSCGPEPSQMASEENSQGGSAASQTISEVLIKNLSQLTLHPSIKLPSPLPEYPPQQQDRGTKPQGLVDQILSNRRRGGVRTLLTAWKERMERLMWFIKNHRYFNQRSTDESRVEKFRCRCHYCLYHRPPKDTSMENNYDMESM